GTACTGTCCACTTCGTCCGTAGAGATATCGGAAGTAAAACCGGAATACGGGGTCTCGGATGTGGTATCGAGTCTGTTTGCTGCGTGCCGGGTTGGCGAGTGCTGGATGGTGTTTCTCGATTATCTGGAGCGTTTCCAGCCGGTCGAAATAGTACGACGTGTTGGTGCTTTCGATACCGGCTCCCTGCGCGATTTCGTTCCGACTGCGGTTTCCACTCGCCATCGACTCCAGTACGGAAAAATACGTGTTCACCTCACTGAGCTCCATCTGGAGGACGGTTTCGGGTTCGTCATGGAGTGGTCCATCTGGGTCACACAACAACCGATTGATATTCTCTCCGAGACGTTGCGACGGATCGAGTGGCATGAGATATCGGGGTGTGCCCCCGAAGACACCATAGACGAACACTCGCTCCTCGGGATCGTACGTGGGCACGAACTCGTTGATGGAGCGAAACGGGAGCTGAGTGAGTTCGAGACGGCCATTCGGTGTCTGTGATACGCGCCCGTAGAGTGGTGCCCCTCCATCGAGGATGTGCGTATGAATCATCCCGATTGCAGAGCCCGTGAGTACGAGGGTTGCCTGACTCTCATCGACAGCCGTATCCCAGAGATGTTGAATGACCGAGGGGAGGCCCTCGTTCGATTCGATGAGGTACGGGAATTCGTCGATGACGATGATTGCGTCTTTGTCGACGAGGTGTTTCAGGAGGGGTTCCCACTCCTCTTTGACGGCCGTACTATCGGGATACGTCGTGGCGGCTGCCTCGATGAACCGCCTGAGTTGTGTCGTCTCTGTTCCCTGGACTGCCTGATAGTACACCGCACCGTCGCGGTCGGCAATCGATTGGCGGACGA
This sequence is a window from Haladaptatus sp. QDMS2. Protein-coding genes within it:
- a CDS encoding ATP-binding protein, with the translated sequence MDQFVNRIKELNRLEALYSSNTAELAIIYGRRQIGKSELVRQSIADRDGAVYYQAVQGTETTQLRRFIEAAATTYPDSTAVKEEWEPLLKHLVDKDAIIVIDEFPYLIESNEGLPSVIQHLWDTAVDESQATLVLTGSAIGMIHTHILDGGAPLYGRVSQTPNGRLELTQLPFRSINEFVPTYDPEERVFVYGVFGGTPRYLMPLDPSQRLGENINRLLCDPDGPLHDEPETVLQMELSEVNTYFSVLESMASGNRSRNEIAQGAGIESTNTSYYFDRLETLQIIEKHHPALANPARSKQTRYHIRDPVFRFYFRYLYGRSGQYELYGENAYADLIEPELPDFVSETFESLCHQAVPELYTDYQLTQVPSQWWYKGREVDVVAPTDGSTLIVGEAKFTNAPLGYDVLSALEEDAPHIDWTPEAGGEPEFEFALFSRSGFKRSVEEAADERDDLRLFDLTEVVAVLESEAEN